The Candidatus Polarisedimenticolia bacterium genomic interval CGATTCGTTCGAGTCCAAGGCAACCACGGGATCGAGATCCGCGCCGGGTTACCGGCCTGAAGGAGGCGGTCATGAAGCGGATGTCGTTGTGGACGGTTTTCGTGAAGGCTTATGACGAGGCGATCGAGTTCTATACGCGCAAGCTGGGATTCGTCGTGGCGGAGGATGTCCCCTTCGGGAAGGAGCGCTGGGTCACGCTGCGCCTGCCCGACGACGAGACCGTAGCGATCGTCTTCAAGCTGGCGGAAACAGAAGAGACCCGCGCCCTGGTGGGACGGCAGGCCGGCTCCCAGCCGCTGTTCGGGATCCAGACGGGTGATTGCCTTGCCGAGTATCGCCGCATGAAGGAAGCGGGTGTACGCTTCCACGGCGAGCCGCAGGTGCAGCCCTATGGGACGGGGGTGACTCTCGAGGACCTGTACGGCAACCGGATCTATATGAACCAGGAGCCTGCCTAGAAAGGCTCACGGATCGAATCGAGGCGTGGTCGTCCCGGGCATCCTTGCGCGGGCCATTCCCGCCGCACGGAGGAGCGATGAAGAAGCGCAAGCTGGGAAACAGCGGCCTCGAGGTGTCGGAGCTGGGCCTGGGCTGCATGGGGATGAGCTGGGGCTACGGGCCCGCGGCGGACCGCCAGGAGATGGTCGCCCTCATCCGATCGGCGGTCGAGCGGGGCGTCACCTTCTTCGATACCGCCGAAGTCTATGGACCGTTCACGAACGAGGAGCTGGTGGGCGAGGCCCTCGCCCCTTTCCGAGGCCGGGTGGTGATCGCTACCAAGTTCGGCTTCGCGCTCGATCCGGCCGGAGGGCCGCAGGCCGTGGGCCTGAACAGCCGGCCGGAGCACATCCGGCAGGTCGCCGAAGCCTCC includes:
- a CDS encoding VOC family protein, producing MKRMSLWTVFVKAYDEAIEFYTRKLGFVVAEDVPFGKERWVTLRLPDDETVAIVFKLAETEETRALVGRQAGSQPLFGIQTGDCLAEYRRMKEAGVRFHGEPQVQPYGTGVTLEDLYGNRIYMNQEPA